A single genomic interval of Staphylococcus hyicus harbors:
- the auxA gene encoding lipoteichoic acid stability factor AuxA, with protein MSLFNKYTEVIYSYIIGAVSILLSVIIFLNIPLIHQFSAHKKPAIHIENLWDFIMAFFNEIIRVMSNYIGEIPLVSGIIILLFGLFMIFIGRTLTNTTRFDYDISILFLLIGIIYFVLTLIFMSQVYGIVAFVFVFPFLIHIGYITYKDELNPLNRKKHYLWIIISYGLCYIIGQLALYSRIEERQVAPIDVLSINTFFVILWLLGQMAIWNFLFLRRALPMTQEEITGEENPYSRSKKYSFAGQSKYHFKDIQDRTNELTRDFSYRTRRSIDIEKLRRKREAFKDKWLSWATLEEDDIPSFLHRPKWLRREYVSIACGVVLFFFILVEFKNRNGLFLSGDWQLSQTQYVYEWVSLFLLLLIVTIFIWTSVTNMMKGSHYYLKLFMISILFFKLLTEYIVILIHGLMLSIFITPILVLMLIPAIVAFVFQLRQPSPEKIENHENHV; from the coding sequence ATGTCTTTGTTTAATAAATACACCGAAGTGATCTACAGTTACATCATCGGTGCAGTTTCTATTTTATTAAGTGTTATTATTTTCCTTAATATTCCACTTATTCACCAATTCAGTGCACATAAAAAGCCAGCGATTCACATTGAGAACTTGTGGGACTTTATTATGGCTTTTTTTAATGAAATTATTCGCGTTATGAGTAATTATATTGGTGAAATACCTTTAGTGAGTGGCATTATCATCTTATTATTTGGTCTTTTTATGATTTTTATCGGGAGAACGCTAACAAACACAACACGTTTTGATTATGATATTTCAATACTGTTTTTATTAATTGGTATTATTTATTTTGTCTTAACGTTAATATTCATGTCACAAGTTTACGGTATTGTAGCTTTTGTTTTTGTTTTTCCATTCTTAATACATATTGGATATATCACGTACAAAGATGAACTTAATCCGTTAAATCGTAAAAAGCATTATCTATGGATTATCATAAGTTATGGTCTTTGTTATATCATTGGGCAACTGGCACTTTATAGTCGAATAGAGGAACGACAAGTTGCGCCTATAGATGTATTAAGTATTAACACGTTTTTCGTAATATTATGGTTGCTTGGACAAATGGCGATTTGGAACTTTTTATTTTTACGTCGAGCATTACCTATGACGCAAGAAGAAATCACAGGAGAAGAAAATCCTTATTCTCGTAGTAAAAAATATAGTTTTGCGGGACAATCAAAATACCACTTCAAAGATATCCAAGATCGTACAAATGAACTTACGCGAGACTTTTCATATCGCACACGTCGCAGCATTGATATCGAAAAACTTAGACGTAAACGTGAAGCCTTTAAAGACAAATGGTTGAGTTGGGCAACGTTAGAAGAAGATGACATTCCATCGTTCTTACATCGACCTAAATGGTTGAGAAGAGAATACGTATCCATTGCATGCGGGGTTGTGTTATTTTTCTTCATTTTAGTAGAATTTAAAAACCGCAACGGATTATTTTTATCAGGTGATTGGCAACTATCACAGACACAATATGTCTATGAATGGGTAAGCTTATTCTTATTACTATTAATTGTGACGATATTTATATGGACATCCGTTACAAATATGATGAAAGGTAGTCATTATTACTTAAAATTGTTTATGATAAGCATTCTGTTCTTCAAGTTATTAACAGAATATATCGTAATTTTGATTCACGGATTGATGTTATCTATTTTTATTACACCAATTTTAGTTTTAATGTTAATACCAGCAATTGTGGCTTTTGTATTCCAATTACGCCAACCGTCACCTGAAAAAATTGAAAATCATGAAAATCACGTATAA
- the graF gene encoding glycopeptide resistance-associated protein GraF encodes MSKEEIKKAAENAKDKEQELKDKKDDAKDGAEKTKDDIQSSFE; translated from the coding sequence ATGTCTAAAGAAGAAATCAAAAAAGCAGCAGAAAATGCTAAAGATAAAGAGCAAGAATTAAAAGATAAAAAAGATGATGCTAAAGATGGTGCTGAAAAAACGAAAGATGATATTCAAAGCTCTTTTGAATAA
- a CDS encoding ECF transporter S component — protein MRSKRKGLTLSDILVTVLISVIFAVIYNLWWVAYYTVQPLGLHLDQLMYGMWFAASVVAYLIVPKMGIALIAEFAAGAGETIIMGRFDIPTIIYALLQGLACEIVFAIFKYQSRAFMVSVLAGMAAAIISFPVDWYYGYLNEVAAWNLILLIIFRLLSGAVLAGVFPYYLVKALDKTGVTKLFRPASKEDYDAL, from the coding sequence ATGCGTTCAAAACGAAAAGGTTTAACATTATCTGACATATTAGTTACAGTGTTAATCTCTGTCATTTTTGCTGTTATTTATAATCTTTGGTGGGTGGCATACTATACCGTTCAACCTCTCGGCTTACATCTTGATCAATTGATGTATGGCATGTGGTTTGCAGCTTCTGTTGTGGCCTACCTTATCGTTCCGAAAATGGGGATTGCTTTAATCGCTGAATTTGCAGCAGGTGCAGGAGAAACAATTATTATGGGCCGTTTTGATATTCCTACGATTATTTATGCCCTACTTCAAGGTTTAGCATGTGAAATTGTTTTTGCGATTTTTAAATATCAATCACGTGCATTTATGGTAAGTGTTTTAGCAGGGATGGCAGCAGCCATTATTAGTTTTCCAGTTGATTGGTATTATGGCTATTTAAATGAAGTTGCCGCTTGGAATTTAATTTTACTTATTATATTCCGTTTACTCAGTGGTGCTGTTTTAGCAGGGGTATTTCCTTATTATCTTGTGAAAGCATTAGACAAAACAGGTGTTACCAAACTATTCCGCCCTGCTTCTAAAGAAGATTATGATGCATTATAA
- a CDS encoding ABC transporter ATP-binding protein: protein MLKATNLRLKYPNGPKKIFDGLNIEIKEKEKVLLLGPSGSGKSTLLNVLSGIVPNLIDLPMKYDDLKVAKNAGVIFQDPDSQFCMPQVNEELAFVLENLQVPQNEMDQKIAKVLEQVQLDVHPKHAIHRLSGGMKQKLAVAGTLLQKADTLFLDEPTAMLDTEATENLWTLLKTLWEDQTVLIVEHKVEHIWDVVDRVILMNHDGQIIQDGTPSDILTHFEETLTDYGVWHPRAWQVAPPVVQHNTHSNFRLTFRNGIIKRGKKHLYSVDTFQVQSGDWIVITGKNGVGKTTFFESLMQLIPYEGSLTFNDIPIRKLKTASSHMFLVYQNPELQCLQNSVYDEIFINFKYQNAEDAHEATVEMLTLLDLIHVKSQHPFELSMGQKRRLSVAIALSTSADIILLDEPTFGLDSHNTFKLIDLFQQRIQQGQAIIMNTHDPEIIQRYPTHHYIIENGKMFESKVTT, encoded by the coding sequence GTGTTAAAAGCTACAAATTTACGTTTAAAATACCCTAATGGTCCTAAGAAAATTTTTGATGGGCTGAACATCGAAATTAAAGAAAAAGAAAAAGTACTTTTACTCGGTCCCTCAGGATCTGGTAAGAGTACGTTGTTGAATGTCTTAAGTGGCATCGTACCCAACTTAATCGATTTACCAATGAAATATGATGACTTAAAGGTTGCCAAAAATGCTGGAGTTATTTTTCAGGATCCTGATTCTCAATTTTGTATGCCACAGGTGAATGAAGAACTTGCGTTTGTGTTAGAGAACCTTCAAGTCCCGCAAAATGAAATGGATCAAAAAATTGCAAAAGTTTTGGAGCAAGTACAATTAGATGTTCATCCTAAGCATGCGATACATCGATTAAGTGGAGGAATGAAGCAGAAACTAGCAGTTGCGGGCACCCTTTTACAAAAAGCGGATACGTTGTTTTTAGATGAGCCTACAGCCATGTTAGATACTGAAGCAACTGAAAATTTATGGACATTGTTAAAAACGTTATGGGAAGACCAAACGGTATTAATTGTTGAACATAAAGTAGAACATATATGGGATGTTGTCGATCGTGTTATTTTAATGAATCATGACGGACAAATAATTCAGGACGGCACACCTTCTGACATCCTCACCCATTTTGAAGAGACCTTAACAGATTACGGCGTGTGGCACCCTAGAGCATGGCAAGTCGCTCCACCGGTTGTCCAACACAATACACATTCTAATTTTCGTCTTACTTTCAGAAATGGCATCATCAAACGAGGCAAAAAGCACTTATATTCCGTAGACACTTTTCAAGTGCAGTCAGGTGATTGGATTGTAATTACTGGAAAAAACGGAGTAGGCAAGACTACATTTTTTGAATCACTGATGCAACTCATTCCTTATGAAGGTAGCCTTACATTCAATGACATACCCATTCGTAAACTTAAAACTGCTTCAAGTCATATGTTTTTGGTTTATCAAAATCCTGAGCTTCAATGTTTACAAAATTCAGTTTATGATGAAATTTTTATTAATTTCAAGTATCAAAATGCCGAAGATGCCCATGAAGCTACTGTAGAAATGTTAACATTATTGGATTTAATTCATGTCAAATCTCAACATCCCTTTGAACTTTCAATGGGTCAAAAACGCCGTTTAAGTGTTGCGATTGCATTAAGTACATCTGCAGATATCATTTTGTTAGATGAGCCTACATTTGGATTAGATAGTCATAATACATTTAAACTTATTGATTTATTTCAACAACGTATTCAGCAAGGCCAAGCCATTATAATGAATACGCACGATCCAGAAATCATTCAACGGTATCCCACACATCATTACATCATAGAAAATGGAAAAATGTTTGAAAGTAAGGTGACAACATGA
- a CDS encoding energy-coupling factor transporter transmembrane component T family protein codes for MIESWKSYRTFMDKVNIITKLFLGIALFVFVIFVHNFDTMLYLVSFMFLLTLILSGAKFRVLFIFITLSTLFAISSSLFMIFYGNGHHELFKFGFIRITEESLVRGLHLSLRTLVISYFGLAIAFTSQVIMIFYSFMQHLRVKPKIAYAFMAAFRMLPLIMESFIQLRHALKMRYQMIQKSHYRGTKRFYHILIPLLSQNMRKAHRLSVAMEMKGFKDGPRTYYYDAPFSYRDILLIVSIIGVVLCALMLSHYIPITGITDVR; via the coding sequence ATGATTGAATCTTGGAAGTCATATCGAACATTTATGGATAAAGTCAATATTATAACGAAATTGTTTCTAGGTATTGCATTATTCGTATTTGTGATTTTCGTACATAATTTTGATACGATGCTATACCTTGTCTCATTCATGTTTCTTTTGACATTGATACTCAGTGGTGCTAAATTCCGAGTTTTATTTATTTTCATCACACTGAGTACATTGTTTGCCATCAGTTCATCACTTTTTATGATTTTTTACGGTAATGGACATCATGAGCTCTTCAAATTTGGATTTATTCGCATTACGGAAGAAAGTCTCGTTCGTGGGCTGCATTTATCTCTAAGAACGTTGGTCATTAGCTATTTTGGTTTAGCTATCGCGTTTACGTCACAAGTGATTATGATTTTTTATAGCTTTATGCAACATTTACGCGTCAAACCTAAAATCGCATATGCATTTATGGCTGCTTTTCGGATGTTGCCGTTAATTATGGAATCTTTTATCCAATTGAGACATGCCCTTAAAATGCGTTATCAAATGATTCAAAAATCTCATTATCGAGGTACAAAACGGTTTTATCATATATTAATACCTTTATTAAGTCAGAACATGCGTAAAGCGCATCGTCTTTCTGTCGCAATGGAAATGAAAGGTTTTAAAGATGGGCCGCGTACGTATTATTATGACGCGCCTTTTAGTTACCGCGATATATTACTTATCGTTTCTATCATTGGTGTCGTACTCTGTGCTTTAATGTTGAGTCATTATATACCGATTACTGGCATTACGGATGTACGATAG
- the purD gene encoding phosphoribosylamine--glycine ligase: MKILVIGSGGREHALVHKLNQSKLVTHIDVIPGNDAMTSIANIHLEIAETNHDAILDFAKNHAIEWVIIGPEQPLTDGLADLLIEAGISVFGPNQAAAQIEGSKTFAKNLMKKYDIPTADYREINDKNEALNYVDTCALPVVLKKDGLAAGKGVIIAYTREAAVDAVHTLYPNDNDKVVFEAFLEGEEFSVMTFVNGDYAVPFETIAQDHKRAYDGDQGPNTGGMGAYCPVPHISDDVLRQTNDRIAQPIAKALKAEGYHYFGILYIGAILTKEGPKVIEFNARFGDPEAQVLLTRLESDLMTHILELKDKKPISQKWKSESVVGVMLASKGYPASYEKGHHVTGFEEDLEHYFVSGLKKNEAQNFVTNGGRVILALGEGDTIQKAQELAYQRVSKIENDALFYRKDIANKALK; the protein is encoded by the coding sequence ATGAAAATACTCGTTATTGGTAGTGGCGGTCGTGAACATGCGCTTGTGCATAAATTAAATCAATCGAAACTTGTTACACATATTGATGTCATTCCGGGTAATGATGCGATGACTTCTATAGCAAACATTCATCTAGAAATTGCTGAAACAAACCATGATGCCATTCTTGATTTTGCTAAGAATCATGCGATTGAGTGGGTGATTATTGGTCCTGAGCAACCTCTTACAGATGGGTTAGCAGATTTATTAATTGAGGCAGGCATCTCAGTGTTTGGGCCAAATCAAGCAGCAGCCCAAATAGAAGGATCTAAAACGTTTGCCAAAAATTTAATGAAAAAATACGATATTCCAACGGCAGACTATCGTGAAATTAATGACAAAAATGAAGCGTTAAACTATGTTGATACGTGCGCATTACCTGTTGTATTAAAAAAGGATGGTTTAGCAGCGGGGAAAGGCGTTATCATTGCATATACACGTGAAGCGGCCGTCGATGCCGTGCATACGTTATATCCAAATGACAATGATAAAGTGGTATTTGAAGCCTTTTTGGAAGGCGAAGAATTTTCAGTCATGACATTTGTGAATGGGGACTACGCTGTTCCATTTGAAACGATTGCACAAGACCATAAGCGTGCTTATGATGGTGATCAAGGACCTAACACAGGTGGTATGGGTGCGTATTGTCCTGTTCCGCATATTAGTGATGACGTTTTACGTCAAACGAATGATCGTATTGCTCAACCCATTGCTAAAGCGTTAAAAGCAGAAGGTTACCATTATTTTGGTATTCTATATATTGGTGCTATTTTAACGAAAGAAGGACCTAAAGTGATAGAGTTTAATGCACGTTTTGGTGATCCTGAGGCACAAGTGTTATTAACGCGTCTTGAAAGTGATTTAATGACACATATTTTAGAGTTAAAAGACAAAAAGCCTATTTCACAAAAATGGAAGTCTGAATCGGTTGTGGGCGTCATGTTAGCATCTAAAGGCTATCCGGCTTCTTATGAAAAGGGTCATCACGTGACTGGTTTTGAAGAAGATTTAGAGCATTATTTTGTGAGTGGATTAAAAAAGAATGAGGCACAAAATTTTGTGACAAATGGCGGGCGTGTCATTCTTGCTTTAGGTGAAGGTGATACGATCCAAAAAGCCCAAGAATTAGCATATCAACGTGTATCTAAAATTGAAAACGACGCATTATTTTATCGGAAAGATATTGCAAATAAAGCATTAAAATAA
- the purH gene encoding bifunctional phosphoribosylaminoimidazolecarboxamide formyltransferase/IMP cyclohydrolase, with protein sequence MKKAILSVSDKTGIEDFAKGLVDQGFALFSTGGTLRAIESAGIPVASVSDLTHFDEIMDGRVKTLHPAVHGGILADRDKQEHLEQLKAQDIDLIDMVVVNLYPFQKTVENPDVSEADAIENIDIGGPTMLRAAAKNFKHVTTVVHSEDYDEVLQRLKSNTLDEAFRKSLMLKVYQHTAEYDQAIVNHFSQNKEALRYGENPQQNAYFVRTSEASNTLAGAVQHHGKPLSYNNIKDADAALTLVKRFDEPAAVAVKHMNPCGVGLGATIEKAFEHAFQADSTSIFGGIIALNRTVTKALARQLHEIFLEVIIAPSFDEDALEVLSQKKNIRLLQIDMAPIVGEQEFVSVSGGYLVQDKDDVQTARKEMEVVTDVQPTEAQWEALLLGWEVAKAVKSNAIVLANNHQTVGVGAGQMNRVGAAEIAIRQAIEMNDQVALASDGFFPMDDTVELAAKAGIKAIIQPGGSIKDQDSIDMANRYGITMVTTGVRHFKH encoded by the coding sequence ATGAAAAAAGCGATTTTAAGTGTGTCAGATAAAACAGGAATAGAAGATTTTGCTAAAGGACTTGTTGATCAAGGCTTTGCATTATTTTCAACAGGTGGAACATTACGCGCTATTGAATCTGCAGGCATACCTGTTGCTTCCGTTTCAGATTTAACGCATTTTGATGAAATAATGGATGGACGTGTGAAAACATTACACCCTGCTGTTCACGGCGGAATTTTAGCTGATCGTGATAAACAAGAACATTTAGAGCAATTAAAAGCACAAGATATCGACCTTATTGATATGGTTGTCGTCAATTTATATCCATTCCAAAAGACAGTGGAAAATCCAGATGTATCAGAAGCAGATGCCATTGAAAACATTGATATTGGCGGGCCAACGATGCTCCGTGCAGCGGCAAAAAACTTTAAGCACGTGACAACAGTGGTGCATAGTGAAGATTATGATGAAGTGTTACAGCGTTTAAAATCGAATACTTTAGATGAAGCATTTCGAAAATCATTAATGTTAAAAGTTTATCAACATACTGCAGAATATGACCAAGCCATTGTGAATCACTTTAGTCAGAATAAAGAAGCATTACGTTACGGTGAAAACCCACAACAAAACGCATATTTTGTACGTACCTCTGAAGCATCTAATACTTTAGCAGGTGCTGTACAACATCATGGCAAACCTCTAAGCTACAACAACATTAAAGATGCAGATGCGGCGTTAACACTTGTAAAACGATTTGACGAGCCAGCAGCTGTTGCGGTGAAACATATGAATCCTTGTGGAGTAGGGCTTGGTGCAACAATTGAAAAAGCTTTCGAACATGCATTTCAAGCAGATTCGACATCTATTTTCGGGGGTATCATTGCACTTAATAGAACAGTAACTAAAGCATTGGCTCGACAACTACATGAGATTTTCTTAGAAGTAATCATTGCACCATCATTCGATGAAGATGCACTAGAGGTATTGTCTCAAAAGAAAAATATTCGTTTACTTCAAATTGATATGGCGCCTATCGTAGGTGAACAAGAGTTTGTTTCTGTTTCTGGCGGTTATTTAGTCCAAGATAAAGATGATGTACAAACGGCGCGCAAAGAGATGGAAGTAGTTACGGATGTACAACCTACAGAAGCGCAATGGGAAGCATTATTGCTAGGATGGGAAGTGGCAAAAGCGGTTAAAAGTAACGCAATTGTCCTTGCGAATAACCATCAAACTGTAGGTGTGGGTGCGGGTCAAATGAACCGCGTCGGTGCAGCAGAAATTGCTATACGTCAAGCTATTGAAATGAATGACCAAGTTGCTTTAGCTTCAGATGGCTTTTTCCCAATGGACGATACAGTTGAACTTGCCGCCAAAGCAGGCATCAAAGCAATTATTCAACCTGGTGGCTCCATCAAAGATCAAGATTCTATAGATATGGCAAATCGTTATGGCATCACAATGGTGACAACAGGTGTACGTCATTTTAAACATTAA
- the purN gene encoding phosphoribosylglycinamide formyltransferase has translation MVKIAIFASGSGTNFDNIMQHIERGKLENIEVTGLYTDKPGAPCVSLAQKYHVNIYAYDPKQFSSKQHFEETLCDSLQKDGVEWIVLAGYMRLIGETLLHAYEGRILNIHPSLLPKYKGKHAVEQALNNRETTTGTTVHYVDAGMDTGEVIAQRECPIYPNDAVPDLEQRIKALEYELYPEVIQKIIR, from the coding sequence ATGGTTAAAATAGCCATTTTCGCGTCAGGGTCAGGTACCAATTTTGATAATATTATGCAACATATTGAGAGAGGGAAACTTGAAAATATCGAGGTGACTGGTTTATATACGGATAAACCAGGCGCACCTTGTGTTTCACTTGCCCAAAAGTATCATGTCAATATTTATGCATATGATCCGAAGCAGTTTTCTTCAAAACAGCACTTCGAAGAAACATTATGTGACTCACTTCAAAAAGACGGTGTTGAATGGATTGTGTTAGCAGGCTATATGCGATTAATAGGGGAAACACTACTCCATGCCTATGAAGGACGGATTTTAAACATACATCCGTCACTTCTTCCTAAATATAAAGGCAAGCATGCGGTAGAACAGGCGTTAAACAACAGGGAAACAACAACAGGAACAACGGTACATTATGTAGATGCTGGCATGGACACTGGGGAAGTCATTGCGCAGCGAGAATGTCCAATATATCCTAATGATGCAGTGCCAGATCTTGAGCAACGCATTAAAGCATTGGAATATGAATTGTATCCTGAAGTCATTCAAAAGATTATTCGATAA
- the purM gene encoding phosphoribosylformylglycinamidine cyclo-ligase: MAESYKQAGVDIEAGYQAVKRMSRHVERTMRKEVLGGLGGFGATFDLSQLNMKAPVLVSGTDGVGTKLKLAIDYDRHDTIGIDAVAMCANDILTTGAEPLYFLDYIATNKVIPQVIEHIVKGISDGCEETGMALIGGETAEMGDMYHEGEYDVAGFAVGAVEKEDYIDGSQVAKGDIIIGLASHGIHSNGYSLVRKLVAESGVNVHDTFSNEFSYLDVLLKPTALYVRPVLAVKKEVKIKAMTHITGGGFFENIPRALPEGKTAVIDTTSFPTPRIFDWLQQQGQIETAEMYNIFNMGIGYTMVVSAEDEQRVHELLKQENCEAYTIGYIDETSEPIRLSEV, from the coding sequence ATGGCTGAATCATATAAGCAAGCTGGTGTAGATATTGAAGCGGGATATCAAGCGGTAAAACGCATGTCACGCCATGTTGAACGTACCATGCGTAAAGAGGTATTAGGCGGTCTAGGTGGTTTTGGTGCGACGTTTGACTTGTCACAACTGAATATGAAAGCGCCTGTATTAGTCTCTGGAACGGATGGTGTGGGTACGAAATTAAAATTAGCAATTGATTACGACCGCCATGACACGATAGGTATAGATGCTGTAGCGATGTGTGCGAATGATATTTTGACAACTGGAGCAGAACCACTTTACTTTTTAGATTACATTGCAACAAATAAAGTGATTCCACAGGTTATTGAACACATTGTTAAAGGGATTAGTGATGGCTGTGAGGAAACAGGTATGGCTCTAATAGGTGGCGAAACTGCAGAAATGGGTGACATGTATCATGAAGGGGAATACGATGTTGCTGGTTTTGCAGTTGGTGCTGTTGAAAAAGAAGACTATATTGATGGTAGTCAGGTCGCTAAAGGTGACATCATTATAGGTTTGGCCTCACATGGTATCCATTCAAATGGTTACAGCTTAGTGCGTAAATTGGTTGCAGAATCAGGTGTCAATGTTCATGATACGTTTTCAAATGAATTCTCATACTTAGACGTTTTGTTAAAACCAACAGCTTTATATGTACGTCCAGTATTAGCTGTAAAAAAAGAAGTGAAAATTAAAGCAATGACACATATTACAGGTGGAGGTTTCTTTGAGAATATTCCACGTGCTTTACCTGAGGGGAAAACAGCGGTCATTGATACAACATCATTCCCGACGCCACGTATTTTCGATTGGTTACAACAACAAGGACAAATTGAGACTGCAGAAATGTATAACATTTTCAACATGGGGATTGGGTATACGATGGTGGTATCAGCTGAAGATGAGCAACGCGTCCATGAATTATTAAAACAAGAGAACTGTGAAGCCTACACGATTGGTTATATAGATGAAACATCTGAACCGATTCGTTTGTCGGAGGTGTAA
- the purF gene encoding amidophosphoribosyltransferase, producing the protein MYDIRGLNEECGIFGIWNHPHAAHLTYLALHSLQHRGQEGAGIVCSNGEQLFGARGMGLLTEAISDAQLKSLEGYKHAIGHVRYATTGASEVSNVQPFLFKHSKGDLGLAHNGNLTNALQLRRAIESTGGIFQTTSDSEVLAHLLIKGTSKSIKTNQKSALNQMKGAFSCVILNEQQLTATRDHRGVRPLMLGKVDGAYCVASETCAFTAIGAEYIRDIEPGELITFSNEDDIDYDHYTSDIDHRMCSMEYVYFARPDSEFRKHSIYQVRKALGRQLANEMNVEADIVIGVPDSSLQAAKGFSEASGVPNEQGLLKNRYIGRTFITPDQAVRERQVRMKHAPIRDIIEGKRVVVIDDSIVRGTTSKHIVKTLKAAGAKEVHMGISSPPLKNPCYYGIDVSTHAELMAAQYDLDEIRDMIGADSLTYLSVEGMHDVFKQYGSKGECNACFTGAYPIEIVDHELPVAKELKRRGV; encoded by the coding sequence ATGTATGACATCCGCGGATTAAATGAAGAATGCGGTATTTTCGGAATATGGAATCATCCTCATGCAGCACACTTAACTTACCTTGCACTACACAGTTTACAACATCGCGGTCAAGAAGGTGCTGGAATTGTATGTTCTAATGGTGAACAACTCTTTGGTGCAAGAGGAATGGGATTATTAACTGAAGCGATTTCGGATGCACAATTAAAATCTCTTGAAGGCTATAAACATGCGATTGGACACGTACGTTATGCAACGACTGGTGCTAGCGAAGTGTCTAATGTGCAACCGTTTTTATTTAAACATTCCAAAGGTGATCTAGGATTAGCGCATAATGGGAACCTTACGAATGCACTTCAATTACGAAGAGCGATTGAATCTACAGGCGGTATTTTTCAAACAACGAGTGACTCAGAAGTGCTAGCACATCTTTTGATTAAGGGGACTTCAAAATCAATTAAAACGAATCAAAAATCAGCACTGAACCAAATGAAAGGGGCTTTCAGTTGTGTCATTTTAAATGAACAACAATTGACCGCAACACGAGATCACCGTGGTGTGCGTCCATTAATGCTAGGTAAAGTTGATGGTGCGTATTGTGTTGCGAGCGAAACGTGCGCATTTACAGCAATTGGTGCGGAATATATACGTGATATTGAGCCCGGGGAATTGATTACTTTTTCAAATGAAGATGATATTGACTACGATCATTACACGTCTGATATCGATCATCGCATGTGTTCAATGGAATATGTTTACTTCGCACGTCCAGATTCAGAATTTCGTAAGCATTCTATCTATCAAGTGAGAAAAGCTTTAGGTAGACAATTAGCGAATGAAATGAATGTTGAAGCAGATATTGTGATTGGCGTACCTGACTCATCGTTACAAGCAGCTAAAGGCTTTTCGGAAGCTTCTGGTGTGCCAAACGAACAAGGATTACTTAAAAATCGTTATATCGGGCGTACATTTATAACACCTGATCAAGCAGTACGTGAACGTCAAGTTCGAATGAAACATGCACCAATTAGAGATATCATTGAAGGCAAACGCGTGGTAGTTATCGACGATTCTATTGTTCGAGGTACGACGAGTAAACATATTGTAAAAACATTAAAAGCTGCTGGAGCAAAAGAGGTGCATATGGGCATTTCATCTCCACCTCTTAAAAATCCATGTTATTACGGTATTGATGTATCAACACATGCTGAATTAATGGCGGCGCAATATGACCTTGATGAAATTAGAGACATGATTGGTGCAGACTCATTGACGTATTTATCTGTAGAGGGTATGCATGACGTCTTTAAACAATATGGGTCTAAAGGCGAATGTAATGCATGTTTTACAGGGGCATACCCAATTGAAATTGTTGATCACGAACTACCAGTAGCGAAAGAATTGAAGCGTAGAGGAGTGTAA